The nucleotide window GCGATCTCCTCGAACCGCTTCGCCGCGTCCTCCACCGACGCGCCGTAGGCGTGCATCGCGAGGCCGGCGTGCCAGCGCGCGTGCCGCTGGAGCGCGCGCCGCAGCTGGCCCAGGCGCACCGCCGGGCTGCCGCCGCCCAGCCCCTCGTCCACCATCATCTGCTCCGCGTAGTGCGCCCACCCCTCCACCAGCGACGAGGGGGTGAAGACCTTGCGCACCTCGGTGGGGATCTGCGAGCGGTAGAGGAGCTGCACGAAGTGGCCGGGCATCGCCTCGTGCACCGTGATTCCCAGAAGGCCCGGGTAGTTGAAGTAGGTGAGGTGCTGCTCCTTCTGCTCCGCCGTCCACGCGGGGTCCACGTTGGTGATGTTGTAGAACGCCTCCGTGGCGACGTCCTCGAAGGGCCCCGGGGTGTCCATGGAGGCGAAGCCCTGCCGCGCGTACTCCGGCGTCGGGCGCACCACCGGCATCCGGTCGCTGGGCAGCGTGACGATGCCGTGCTCCACGATGAAGCGGCGGATGGTGTCGAGCTGCGCGCGGGCGGTGGGGATGAGCTGCTTGGGCGTGGGATGCACGCCCGTGATGGAGTCCATCACCTGGAGCGGAGTGCGGCGCGGGTCGATGCGCGCCGCCTCGCGGGCCACCCGCGCGTGGTAGTCGCGGATGGCGCGCTCGTTCACGTCGCGAAGCTGGTCCGCCGTCAGGTCGACGAACTCCTCGTACTTCACCTTCCTCTCGAAGACGGAGCGCCCCAGGCGGAAGTCGCCGCGGGCCGTGGGTACCACGTCCCTCTCCAGCCACGCCGCGTACCCCTCCATCTCGGTGATGGCGCGATTGCGCGCGGCCTCGAAGCGCGTGCGCAGCGCGGCGTCGGCGCTGCCGGCGCCCTGCGCGGCGAGGGCGGCCGGGAGATCCTGGCGCAGGAAGCTCACTGTGCCGCGCGTGTTCCGCACCGCGTCCGTCGCCCAGAGCTGCGGGACGTCGGCGAGGTTGGCGCGCGCGGCGGCCAGGACCGCCGGGATGCCTTCCATGCGCGCGATCAGCAGCTCCATCCGCCGCGGCGCAGGGGCGAACTCGCGCGAGGCGATCGACGCCAGACCACCCGCCACCACGTTGTTGTAGTACGACGGGTTCTTTCGCCACCCGCGCACCTCCTCCCACTCCAGAAGCTCGGCGCGCAGGGCGTGGTCGAGGATCTGGTGATCGAACCGCGCGTCCTGGTTAAGGGACGCGGGGTCGATGGTGCCCAGCTCGGCCAGGAATCGGTGCAGCTCGGCCGTACGGCGGTCGATCGCGGGGCGTGAGAGGTCGGGGAGGCGCTCGTCGAAGCGGTGGATCCCCAGGCCGGTGGAGCGCACCGGATCGGCGGCGTAGTACCAGTCCAGAAAGGTGCGCGCGAAGCGGTCGTAGCGCGCCTGCTGGCCGGCGTTCGCGGGGGCGGGGGCGGTGCGCGGCGCCGCGGGGGCGCACGCGGCCAGCGCCAGCGCGAGCAGGACGGTACGCCTCATGGCTCATCCGTGCGAAGTGTGTGCGGGTCGGGAGGTCGCTCCGAAGATAGCCCGCCCTCCGCGCGGGGCGCCACCCGGCGTCAGAACAGGGGGTGCCCGCGCCGTTCAATGAACGAAGCTCCGCGGTTCATCGAACGGCGACCGAACGCCCGGCCCGCGTCTCCGGAGCGGGCGGCAAAGCGCGCAAATCGTGCGCACGCAACGGCTTGCGGCGCGCGGCGTCGTGGGCCCCTTCGATGCACGGGAGCGGGCCATCCCCACCGGCATCCGCCGGCGTCGCGATCCATCTCCACCCGGACGGTGCCGTATGTGGAAGCGCTCTCCCCTCCTCCTGATCGTCCTGCTGGCCGCCTGCAGCGAATCCGGCTCCGACCAGGGCTCCTCGATCCAGCGGGAGGAGCTGATCGACTTCGTGGAACTGGAGAGCGCGCAGACGCCGAGCGACAGCGGCGGGCCGGCGGGCATGATGTACGAGACCGCGCAGGCGATCCCCCCCGAGCTCGAAGACGGCGGGTCCGGCCTCGCGAGGACGAGGGGCGAACGATACGCGTCGCTCAGCGAGAACCGCTTCATGGATGCGCGCCGGGCGCCGCTCTCCACATTCGCCATCGACGTGGACGCGGCATCGTACAGCAACGTGCGGCGCTTCCTCACCAGCGGCGCCCTTCCGCCGGCCGACGCGGTGCGGATCGAGGAGCTGGTCAACTACTTCGATTACGACTATCCCGATCCCACCGGCGAGGACCCGTTCTCCATCACCACCGAAGTATCCGCGGCGCCGTGGAACCCGCGCCACCGCCTGGTGCACGTGGGGCTGCAGGGGCGGCGGATGAGCACGGAGCGCCTCCCGCCCAGCAACCTCGTCTTCCTGGTGGACGTCTCCGGCTCCATGCAGTCGCCGGACAAGCTGCCGCTGGTGCAGGAGAGCCTGCGCATGCTCACGGACCAGCTTCGCCGCCAAGATCGCGTCGCCATCGTGCTGTACGCGGGCGATGCGGGGGTGGCGCTTCCCAGCACATCGGGCGCGGACAAGGCGGCCATCCGCCGCGCCATCGACGCGATGTACGCGGGCGGCTCCACCAACGGCGCGGGCGGCATCACCACGGCGTACGAGACGGTGCGGCGCAACTACATCCCCGGCGGCAACAACCGCGTGATCCTGGCCACCGACGGCGACTTCAACGTGGGCGTCAGCACCGACGCGGAGCTGGTGAAGCTGATCGAGCGCGAGCGCAACGACGGGATCTCGCTCACGGTGCTGGGCTTCGGCACGGGGAACTACCAGGACGCCAAGATGGAGGCGCTGGCGGACCACGGAAACGGCAACTACGCCTACGTGGACGACGTCGGCGAGGCGCGCAAGGCGCTGGTGGAGGAGATGGCGGGGACGCTGCACACGCTCGCCAAGGACGTAAAGGTCCAGGTGGAGTTCGACCCGGCGCGCGTGCAGAGCTACCGCCTGATCGGCTACGAGAACCGGGCCCTGGCCGCGCGCGACTTCCACGACGACCGCAAGGATGCCGGCGAGCTGGGCGCGGGCCACTCGGTGACTGCGCTCTACGAAGTCGTCCCCCGCCCCGACGCGGACGGCGGGCAGCTGCTGACGGTGCGGCTGCGCTACAAGGCGCCCAACGGCGTGCACAGCCGCGCCCTCGCGCGCGCCGTCCCCAACCGGGTCACGCCCCCCGCGCGCGCATCGGACGACTTCCGCTTCGCCGCGGCGGTGGCGGAGTGGGGGATGCTCCTGCGCGGCTCCGCCTACCGCGGCTCCGCATCGTACGACGCCGTGCTCGCCCGCGCCCGCTCCGCCCGCGGCCCGGACCTGCAGGGCCACCGCGCCGAGTTCGTGCAGCTCGTGGAAGCGTCGCGCCGGCTGGGTGTGCGCGGCGAGTGAACGGAACAAGTGCGTGAGTGCGTTAGTGCGTGAGTGCGTTCCATTCATTTGTCATCCTGAGGGAGCCGCCCGACGGATGCCGACGGTGCGCCGTACTCCTGCGGCGACCGAAGGATCTACTGCGCGAGGCAGGAGGACGGCGACGTACCACGGGCCTCGCGCCACGCGCAGTAGATCCTTCGCTCCGCGCCAGAGTCTGGAGCACGGGCGAGGGCGGAGGGGCGCGGGGCTCAGGATGACAAAAAAGGCGGAGCGCGGAGGAATTCTCCTCCGCGCCCCCGCCGCCTCAAGCGCACTAACGCACTAACGCACTAACGCACTAACGCACTAACGCACTAACGCACTTCTGTTACGCACTTCCGTGCATCTCCTGCCCCGACAGCGTCCGCGTCTCGCCGATGTTGGGCTCGCTGCCGGTGACGATGCCCTTCACGACCTCAAAGAGCACGACCGGGCGCGGGGTGTTGTTCACCATGTAGACCACCGAGTCCGCGTCCACGGCGATGAGGACTATGCGCGGATCGTCCGGGCCACCGTCGCGCTCGCCGCCCTCGTCGCCGAACCAGGCGCGCCAATCGGGCTTGTAGAGCTCGTGGATCTTGGCGCGGTCCCGCACCAGGCGGGCGCGCGCGCTCACCGACACCCACTCGCGCGTGCGGTCGCGGTAGAAGGAGACGTTGACGTGCGGGTCCGTCTCCAGCTCGTCCAGCTTGTGCGACTCCAGGTCGGTCGCGAACCACAGGTCCGCGCCCTCGGCCTGGCCCTGCGCCGCCATCGGGCGCGACACCAGGTGTCCGTCCGCGCGGCGCGTGGTGAACATGGCGATCTCGATCCCCTCGATCAGGCGGTACAGGTCCGCCAGCTTCTTCTCGGTGGGGACGTTCTCGGTCGCCCCGTGCTTTCCATCCTTCCAATCCGACATGCTACGACCTCCAAAATCCAAGGTTAGTGTAAGGTCCGGAGGCGGGCGGGTGAGCAGTATGCGTGCCGCCCGGCCTTGCCCCGCGCCCCCACGCGCGGCATCCTTGGGCGCCCTCTGACGAACCAGCGCATCTCCGCACCGCACGATACGTGAACCCGCGCACCCTGCACCGCCTCCAGATCCTGGGCGCCGCCCTCCTCTTCTCCACCGGGGGGGCGGCCATCAAGGCGACCACGCTCACGAGCTGGCAGGTGGCCGGGTTCCGGTCGGGGATCGCGGCGCTCGCCATCCTCCTGCTGGTGCCGTCCGCGAGGCGGGGGTGGTCGTGGCACGTGGTGCCGGTGGGGCTGGCGTACGCGCTGACGCTGGTCACCTTCGTGACGGCGAACAAGCTGACCACGTCGGCCAACGCCATCTTCCTGCAGTCCACGGCGCCGCTGTACGTGCTGCTGCTGAGTCCGCTCCTGCTGCGCGAAAAGATACGCCGGAGCGACGTGGCGTTCATGGCGCCCATCGCGCTGGGGCTGGCGCTCTTCTTCCTGGGTGCCGAGGAGCCGGTGCGCACCGCGCCGGACCCCGCGCGCGGCAACCTGATGGGCGCGGCGAGCGGCCTCCTGTACGGCTTCACGGTGATGGGGCTGCGCTGGACGGGGAGCCGCGGTGAGGGCTCGGCCGTCCCTACCATCGCCGCGGGGAACGTGTTCGCTTTCCTCCTCTGCCTCCCCGCCGCGCTTCCGGTGACGGGCGGGGGGACGGGGGACTGGCTGGCGGTGGGGTACCTGGGCGTCTTCCAGATCGCGGCCGCGTACGTCCTGCTCAGCGCCGGCATCCGCCACGTCGGCGCGCTGGAGGCGAGCACGCTCCTCCTGCTGGAGCCCGCGCTGAACCCCGTGCTCTCCTGGATCTTTCACGGCGAGGAGCCGAGCGGCTGGGCGATCGCCGGCGGCGTGCTGATCATCGGCGCTACGGTTCTGAAGACGTGGTGGGACGGGCGCGCCGTCACGGAGCCGGAGGCGGCGCCGGGGTGAGGGACGCCGCCCCCGCATCAGCCGGGGGATGAATCCCCCGGCTGGAACCACGGGAAGCCGGCTGAAGCCGGCTCGTGAGGCGCGGCATCAAACCCCTAGTCCGCGCAGGCGGACTTTGCGTGGTTCCAGCGGCGAATTCATTCGCTCCTGGCCCGGGCCTCGGCGGATTCACGAGGCACGGGCAGCCACGCGGGGCTGCCCCTACGAGGTTCCGGCGCGTGCGGCGAGGATCGAGATCGGCAGGGGGGCGCGGTGAATCGGCGGTGATCGCGCCCCTACCGCCGATCTCGCCCCCGAGTCCGCGCAGGCGGACTTTGTGCTGTTGTTGCCGCGAGTTCACTCGCCAGGACCAACCCCCAAACCCCGATCCCGTGCTTTCGCTGGACACGCTACTGAGTGGACTTCCGCGGCGCCCCCAGGCGGGGGAGCTGCTGGCGGGCTTCGTACCGCCGCCGCGGTTCGCGAACAAAGGGTTCGACGACTACCGGCCCGATGCCCGGCATCCCTCGCAGGGGGCGGCGGTGCAGCGGCTGCGCGAGGTGGCGGCCGAGCTGCGGGAGGGGACGCGCGTGGGGTGGCGCGGGCTCTTTCGTCCGGCCCGCACGGGGAGCGGGGTGTACCTGGACGGCGGCTTCGGCGTGGGGAAGACGCACCTGCTGGCCGCGCTCTGGAACGCCGCGCCCGCCCCGCGCGCCTATCTCAGCTTCGACGAGCTCGTCTACACCATGGGGCTGCTGGGCGTGGACGGGACGCGCGAGCTGTTCAGCGGGCAGCGTCTGGTGTGCGTGGACGAATGGGAGCTGGACGACCCCGGCAACCTGCGCATGGCGCTCGCCTTCCTGCGTGGCGCGCTGGCGGACGGCGCGCGCGTGGCCGCCACCTCCAACACCGTACCCGACGAGCTGGGGCGCGGGCGCTTTCCGCAAAAGAGCTTCGCCGCCGAGATCGAGGAGCTGGCCGCAGCCTTCGAGACGCTCCGCGTGGAGGGCGAGGACTTCCGCCACCGCCTCTTCCGCGCCGATCCCGGCCGAGCGCTCTTTCTGGACGAGGCCGCCATAGAGGAGGCCGCGCGCAACGCCCCTCCCCGCACCCTGCGCGCGCCCTTTGCCGAGCTCCTCGTGGCGCTGGGGGAGGTGCACCCGATCCGCTACGCCACACTGGCGGACTCGCTGGAGGGGTTGCTCGTCGATGACATGATGCCCATCGGGAGCATGGCGGAGGGGCTGCGCTGGGTGCACTTCATCGACAAGGTGTACGACGATGCGCTGCCGCTCGCGGCCACCTCGGGAGTGTCGCTCGGTGAGATATTTCCGGGCGACTTCGTGGCGGGGCCGTTCGGAAAGAAGTTCTCGCGCTGCCTCTCGCGGATGGAGGAGATGCTTGGGGAGAGGACGGGTTGAACGACGAAGCCCCCGCGGCACATGCCGCGGGGGCTTCGATTCGTATCGCCGGCCGACGGGCTACTCGGCCTGCGTCTCCGCGATGAGCTTCCTGACCGCGCGGACGGCGTTCTTTTCCAGGAACTTGGCCATCGCTTCCTCTTCCAGCAGGCTCTCCTGCAGGAGGGGGAGGCACGCGTTCTCGCCCATCGCGGTGGCGATGGCGATGGCGGTGCGGTAGGCCGCGATCTCGTAGTGCTCGATGCGCAGGCCGGACCCGATGTCGAACGCCTCGAGGATCGGCTTGGACGGCTTCTCCTCGGACTTGAAGGAGTCGTGCTCCTCGCGGAGCCCGATCGCCGCCTCGCACTTCTCCGCCTTGGCCTTCTCGCCGAGCACCTTGAAGACTTCCTGGATGCGCTCGATCTGCCCTTCCGTCTCCCGCACGTGCTCCTCCAGGCGGGCCTTCATCTCCGGGCTGTTGACCTCGCGCGCCATCCCCTTGGTCCCCGTCAGGAACTTCCGTTCGGCGTAGAGGATGTCGCCCAGCTCGTGCAGGAGGAGCTCCCGCATCTCCGTAACGGCCATTCGCTCGCTCCGTTAGACGTGCGAGCGGCGGCCGGCGATCATGCGGTACAGCGCCAGCAGGATCAGCGCGCCGATGATGGAGCCGATCAGCCCGGCGTTCCCGTCGCTGCGGCCGCCCGTCAGCATGTTCCACAGGAACCCGCCGACGACCGAGCCCGCGATGCCCAGCAGGATCGTCACGATGATGCCACCCGGATCACGCCCCGGCATGATGAGCTTGGCAATGGCGCCCGCGATAAGGCCGAGGATGATCATCCAGATGAAACCCATGGTTCGCCTCACGGTCGGGTGAAATCGTCGGCCCACGATGGACCGCCGTCGCGGCGCGTCCAACGCAATTCAGGTGCCGAACGGGGGAAGTGCGTGAGTGCGGGAGTGCGGGAGTGTGGAAGCGAGCACCGGACTGGCTCGGAGTCCTAAGTGCTAAGTCCTTAGTGCTGAACAACATTGCGCTCTTCTTTGCCCGCTTATTCCCGAGTAAAGACAAAACAGCAATCTCACACAGAGACACGGAGACACAGAGGAAAGGGCACGGAGCCAACTCCGTGGCTCCGCGCCCCCACTAGGCACCAGGCACCAGGCACTTGGCACTTAGGACTCAGGACTTAGGACTTTCTTCCTCGAACACCTCATCCAGGTCCTCCACCCCCGCCGCCTCGAACACCTTTCGACGGATGCGGCGGTCGAAGAGAGCCCACTTCAGGCGCTGCTGTTCGTCGTCGTCGTCGTCGCCGGTGAGGAAGCCGACATCGATCTCGAAGCCGCCGGCGCGGGAGCGGCCGCCGCCGTAGGGACGGCCGCGCGGGTCGTTGCCCAGGCAGTCCTTCAGGAAGCGGTCCACGTGCAGCGTCGCCTTGTTGGTGCGCAGGCTGCCGGAGATCACCTCGCGCCCGTCCTCGCCGTCGTCAAGCAGGCCGTAGACGATGACGGTGTGGACGTTCTCCTCGGTGAGGAGGAAGTCGGCGGCCTGGGGGATGGCGTCGCGGTCGGCGAGGCGCACGCAGCCCACGCCCGCCACGGAGAAGCCGCTGCGCACCACGCGCTTGCGCAGCGCTTCCTCGATGATGCGCAGCGTGGCGTGCGACTTCTGCACGCAAAGCACGCGCTCCAGGAGCACCGAGTCCATGAAGCGGCTCAGGTACGCCGCGGCGCGGTACTCCGGCGGGCGCGCGTGGACGAAGCCGTCCGTCTCGCTGTGCAGGCCGTGCATCAGCGCCGTGGCCAGGCGCACGTGCGACTCGTTGCCCGCTTCCAGCGTCAGCAGCTCGCCGCTCTCCAGGTACTCCGAGATCAGCGTGGCCGCCGCGCCCACGGGCCGCACGTCGGAGAAGATGGGGTCGAGCACGCCCTGCGCATCGTGGTGGTCGATCACCGCCAGCGTCGGCACGCCCGCGGCGGCGAGGCGCTCGGTGAGGTGCGTGGTGGTGCCCTGGTTGTCCACGAAGACGGCGGCGCTGTACCCGTCCAGCTCCATCCCCTCCTCGTAGAGCACCAGGCGCAGCTCCAGGAGGTTGACCAGCGCGAGGTTCTCCGGGTGGCTGATCTTGCCGTCGTACATCACGTCCACTTCGATGTCGAACCGCCGCGCGATCTCCAGGTACGCGAGCCCCGTGGAGATGGCGTCCGGGTCAGGGAAGTCCTGGATGGCCACCACGTGCTTCTCGCCGGCCCGGCTGGAGAGGAGGCTCGCCAGCTCGGCCGCGCGCGCCGCGCTCTCTTCGAGCGGCGTGGGGGGCGTCTCCAACGTCTGCACGGGTTCGGACATCGCTCGCGTCTTCCGGGGGGTCGCGTTCCTTCCCCTGCCGCTGATGGCGAGCGCCGTGCCAGAACTTCAACGGCCGTTTCACACAGAGACACAGGGCTACTCCACCGCCTGGATTGTGAAGCCGCCCGCGACGATGCGGACGACGTGGAGCTCGTCTAAGCCTTCGGCGAGGGTGGGGCGCTCCAGGCGCTTGAGGGTGCCAAAGAGCCCGCTCGGCGGCACCTGGCGCGGGCGGGCGGCGTTGCGGGCCACGGAGCCTTTCGGGTCCGGCTCGAAGAAGTAGCCGATGGTGCGGAAGCCGGCCGCGCGCGCCGGTGCCAGGTAGCGCGCCCGCTCGGCCACGGTCGGGTTGGTGTTGTCGATGACGAAGCGCTGCCCCGCCTCGACGCACGCCTCCATCAGCAGCCGCTCGCGCCGCCGCGTGCGCACCATGTCCAGGCTGATGCGCACGTGCGTGTCGAAGAAGCGCTCGCGGTAAAAGGTCGACTTCCCCGCGGCCTGGATTCCCACAAGGATCACGGCTTCCATGCGGTGGCCGCTCCGCGAGAACGGTGCCCTGTGGACGCCGGGGCGTGCGAGTTGCTCACGCGTCGGCGGAAACGGCACTCTGCCCAGGAGGGGGAATGGATTCAGGGGGCGACGGAAGGATCGCGGCACGGCCGGGGACGCCTTCCGGCACGGTGGAGCCGGGGCTCCAGCGACTTCCGCTCGCCGGGACGGAGGCACTGCTGTACGTGCCCGCCGGCTACCGCCTCGAGACGCCCGCGCCGCTCGTGCTGGCGCTGCACGGGGCAGGCGGCAATGCCCAGCACAGCCTCGATCCGCTGCACGGCTTCGTGGACGATCTGGGGTTCGTGCTCCTCGCGCTCAAGTCCGTGGGGCGCACCTGGGACGTGATCCTGGGCGGGTTCGGCGCGGACGTGCGGGCGATCGACGGCGCGCTGGCCCACGTCTTCGGGCGCGTCGCGGTGGACCCGGAGCGGATCGTCGCCAGCGGGTTCTCGGATGGCGCATCGTACGCGCTCTCGCTGGGGATCACCAACGGCGACCTGTTCAGGCGCATCGTCGCCTTCTCGCCCGGGTTCATGGCGCCCGCATCGCGGCACGGGGCGCCGGGCGTCTTCGTGTCGCACGGGACGCGGGACCAGGTGCTCCCGATCGACGTGTGCAGCCGCCGCCTGGTCCCGAGACTGCGCGAGATGCGGTATCTGGTGGAGTACCGCGAGTTCGACGGCGGCCACACGATCCCGCCCCGCATCGCGCTGGAGGCGGCGCGGTGGATGGTGAAATGACGAGAGGCGCGGAGAACGGGTCTCCGCGCCTCCTCGGAATTCCTCTTGCTGCGCAGCTGTCAGGGGCGGTAGCGCAGGCGTACGTCCTCGTCGCGCTCCATGGTCACGGGCACCCCGTCGATGAGCCCGGGCTGGAACCTGCGGCTGAGGAGCGAGTCGTGTACCCAGCGGTCCAGCTCCCTCTCGCCGGAGGAGCGGACGATCTCGAGGCTGCGGATCTCACCCTGCGTGCCCACGATCACCCGCACACGCATCGGCGGGGGAGCCTGCTGCTGGTCGAGCGCGGCGGTGCTCAGCTCGAAGCGCGTGGTGGAGCGGGGCTGGCAGACTTCGGAGCGGCCCACGCGGAAGACGGTCTCGGCGGCCGGATCGATGCGCAGCCGGACGCTCCACGGGCTCCCCGCGCGCTGCGCGCGGATCGAGTTCCGCAGCAGCGCGGTGACCTGCGGCTCCTCGCCCTGCGGAAGCCAGTAGTCGATCGGCATCACGCGCTCCACGCTCCCGTCCGCCGCGAAGGCGACCGAGTAGAGCGCGGTCATCTTGCCGTCGCGGATCGGGTGCTCCTGGGCGAATTTGGCCATGCTCTGGGCCAGCGCCGCGGAGTCCGCCAGCACGGCGACGGAGGGAAGGGTGCCCGGCTGCCTCACGGTGGTGCACCCCTCGCGGGGCGCGGGCTTGTCGGTCAGGAGCTGCGGGTCGCGGGCGCGCTGGGCATCCACCGGCGCCGCGAACGCCACGGCGCAGACGAGCGCGCCGAGCGCCGTCCCTCGGAGGGAAAGGATCATTGGAATGCTGGTTCTGGAGGGGGTTCGTGCGGACCTGCGATGGGGTCCATCCGCTGAATAGTAGCGCATTGCGCTCCGTCCAACAACATTTGTAGTCCACCACTCACGGGAGACGAATGGCCGCAAACAAGTTCTCGGTCACGAAGGGGCTGGCGATGCGCCGGTCCAAGATCCACGGGCGCGGCGTGTACGCGCGGGTGCCAATATCAGCCGGCACGCGCATCGTGGAGTACACGGGCGAGCGCATCACCATGGACGAGGCGGAGGCGCGCTACCCCGAGGACCCGGACACGGTCTACCACACCTTTCTCTTCGCACTGGAGGACGGCGCGGTGATCGACGCGGCGTTCCAGAGCAACATCGCGCGCTGGATCAACCACTCCTGCGATCCCAACTGCGAGGCGGTGGAAGAGGACGGCCGCATCTTCATCGAATCCCTCCGCGACATCGCGCCGGGCGAGGAGCTGGCGTACGACTACCACTTCATCCTGGAGGTGCGCCACTCCCCCGCCATGAAGCGCCGCTACCCCTGCATCTGCGGCGCCCCCAACTGCCGCGGGACGATGCTCGCCAAGAAGCGGTAGCAAGCGAGACGGCTTCAGCCGTCTTCCCGTGGTTCCAGCCGGGGGATTCATCCCCCGGCGCCCACCCGCGCCGCCGGGCGAACGGATTGTATCCCCTTGCGCCGCAATGCGAAACGAACAACGTTTGTGGTCCGTACGGGGCGCCATGCCCAACCAGACGCAGCCCTCCCGCCGCCTATTTCCGATGCGCTTGTTTCGATCGCTCCTCCTCACGGGCATCCTCTGCGCGTTCGCCGCGCCGGCCCCCGCACAGCAGCGCGGCTTCACGCTGGCCGAGGTGGAGGAGCTCCTGCGCAGCGACGTCAGCAGCACGCGCATCCTCCTGCTGGTGCAGCAGCGGTGCATCCACTTCGACCCGGACGCGAGGGCGCTGGCGGCGCTGTCGGCCGCGGGGGCCACCTCGGAGCTCCTGGAGGGCCTGCGCCAGCCCTCGCAGTGCAGGACGCACCGGGGCCCCTTGCCGAAGTCGTCCGCCCCGGCCGCACCCGTCACGCCCGAAACCCCGCCCACGCGCCGCTCCGCACGGCCGCTGGCGTTCCTCGGTTTCGGGTACGCGAACGGCTCCTTCACCCCGGACGAGGGCGAGGGCGACGGGGTGGGGCATGGCGCCGCGGTGGAGTTCGGGGTGGGAGGCTCGCACTTCGCCGTCTTTGCGCGCGGCGCCTTCGCGGGGATCGATTCCGGCGAGGGTGAGGCGTACGACCTGGGGAACACGGACCTCGGCGCCCGCGTGGTCCTCCTCCCGGCGCGCGCGGTCCTGCGCCCGTACGTGGACGCGGCGGTCTCGGTGATCAGCATGCAGTACACGGACGGCGACGGGTCGGAAAGGCAGAGCGCGACCGGCTTCGGCGTGTCCGGCGCCGGCGGTGTGCGGCTCTCCGTCACGCCGAAAGTGGCGCTCGATGCCAGCTACCGCAGGGTGTTCGGATCGCTCAGCCAGGTAGGCTCGGACGCGCCCGCCGGGCTGGAGGAAGGCGAGGCCGGAACCGGGGGATGGCTGGTGGTGGGGCTGAGCTGGACGCCGGGCGCGAACCGAGCCCCGGCTCCGTGAACCACCCCGCGCCGCGTCCGGACGACACCGTCGCGTCCCCGCCGCGGCGCGGGCCGGGGGAGAACCCGTTCGCCGGGCTGGCGCTCCTGCTGGCCGTCGCCGGCGTCGTGCCGCCGCTGCGCACGGTCGCGTGGGTGCTCGCGGCGTTGAGCGGGGCGCTGGCGATCGGCTACGCGGTCGGCCGGGCCGGTGCGGGGCGCGTGCAGCTCGGCCTCGCCGTGGGCGTGGTCGTGCTCACCTTCCTCGCGACTCCCCCGCCGAATCGCGCCGCGTACCGGGACGTGGCGAGCGCGGACACCGTCGAGGAGCGAACCCGCGAGTCCGACACACCGGATGCGCCGCCGCGAGAGGAGAACGACGAGGAGTCG belongs to Longimicrobium sp. and includes:
- a CDS encoding bifunctional oligoribonuclease/PAP phosphatase NrnA codes for the protein MSEPVQTLETPPTPLEESAARAAELASLLSSRAGEKHVVAIQDFPDPDAISTGLAYLEIARRFDIEVDVMYDGKISHPENLALVNLLELRLVLYEEGMELDGYSAAVFVDNQGTTTHLTERLAAAGVPTLAVIDHHDAQGVLDPIFSDVRPVGAAATLISEYLESGELLTLEAGNESHVRLATALMHGLHSETDGFVHARPPEYRAAAYLSRFMDSVLLERVLCVQKSHATLRIIEEALRKRVVRSGFSVAGVGCVRLADRDAIPQAADFLLTEENVHTVIVYGLLDDGEDGREVISGSLRTNKATLHVDRFLKDCLGNDPRGRPYGGGRSRAGGFEIDVGFLTGDDDDDEQQRLKWALFDRRIRRKVFEAAGVEDLDEVFEEESPKS
- a CDS encoding AAA family ATPase, which gives rise to MEAVILVGIQAAGKSTFYRERFFDTHVRISLDMVRTRRRERLLMEACVEAGQRFVIDNTNPTVAERARYLAPARAAGFRTIGYFFEPDPKGSVARNAARPRQVPPSGLFGTLKRLERPTLAEGLDELHVVRIVAGGFTIQAVE
- a CDS encoding energy transducer TonB, with product MILSLRGTALGALVCAVAFAAPVDAQRARDPQLLTDKPAPREGCTTVRQPGTLPSVAVLADSAALAQSMAKFAQEHPIRDGKMTALYSVAFAADGSVERVMPIDYWLPQGEEPQVTALLRNSIRAQRAGSPWSVRLRIDPAAETVFRVGRSEVCQPRSTTRFELSTAALDQQQAPPPMRVRVIVGTQGEIRSLEIVRSSGERELDRWVHDSLLSRRFQPGLIDGVPVTMERDEDVRLRYRP
- a CDS encoding SET domain-containing protein-lysine N-methyltransferase is translated as MAANKFSVTKGLAMRRSKIHGRGVYARVPISAGTRIVEYTGERITMDEAEARYPEDPDTVYHTFLFALEDGAVIDAAFQSNIARWINHSCDPNCEAVEEDGRIFIESLRDIAPGEELAYDYHFILEVRHSPAMKRRYPCICGAPNCRGTMLAKKR
- a CDS encoding outer membrane beta-barrel protein translates to MRLFRSLLLTGILCAFAAPAPAQQRGFTLAEVEELLRSDVSSTRILLLVQQRCIHFDPDARALAALSAAGATSELLEGLRQPSQCRTHRGPLPKSSAPAAPVTPETPPTRRSARPLAFLGFGYANGSFTPDEGEGDGVGHGAAVEFGVGGSHFAVFARGAFAGIDSGEGEAYDLGNTDLGARVVLLPARAVLRPYVDAAVSVISMQYTDGDGSERQSATGFGVSGAGGVRLSVTPKVALDASYRRVFGSLSQVGSDAPAGLEEGEAGTGGWLVVGLSWTPGANRAPAP